A part of Biomphalaria glabrata chromosome 3, xgBioGlab47.1, whole genome shotgun sequence genomic DNA contains:
- the LOC106051695 gene encoding transcription initiation factor IIA subunit 1-like codes for MSTASHVSKLYQMVVDDVIANVKDAFLDDSVDEQVLLDLKQLWLTKLTASKALDPPQSELEQLQSAQQEQAQASQIQQPQQFQVAGATGGAAAIAMPAGIFQQNLATLRPDGHIQNLTVQQTGNTQFIALNSIPSQLLTQYQPQVMQQMIPQQQQAIRLAQQQQPQPIKITQQLQQQQLQQQHLQQQQLHQQQLQQLQQQKLLQQGQLIPNSLTKAPGVIQIDGHGDTSSSDDDDVDFDDDDKDEEDKEEENEEEAEGDKEDPLNSEDDVSEDDPTELFDTENVVVCQYDKINRNKNKWKFHLKDGIMNLSGKDFVFQKASGDAEW; via the exons ATGAGCACTGCCAGTCATGTG AGTAAGCTTTACCAAATGGTGGTAGATGATGTCATTGCAAATGTCAAAGATGCTTTCcttgatgacagtgttgatgaGCAAGTGTTGTTGGATTTAAAACAG CTTTGGTTAACAAAGTTGACTGCTTCTAAAGCCCTTGATCCCCCACAGTCAGAGCTTGAACAGTTACAAAGTGCTCAACAGGAACAAG cCCAAGCCAGTCAGATTCAACAGCCTCAACAATTCCAG GTAGCTGGTGCTACAGGGGGAGCTGCAGCCATAGCTATGCCTGCTGGAATTTTTCAACAAAATTTAGCAACCCTTCGTCCAGATGGACATATTCAGAATCTTACAGTTCAACAAACAG GGAATACACAGTTTATTGCTTTGAATAGCATTCCATCACAATTGTTGACACAGTATCAACCACAAGTGATGCAGCAGATGATTCCTCAACAGCAACAAGCTATTCGCTTAGCTCAGCAGCAGCAGCCTCAGCCGATAAAGATAACACAACAGTTGCAACAGCAGCAGTTACAACAGCAACATTTACAGCAGCAGCAGTTGCATCAACAGCAACTTCAACAGTTGCAACAACAGAAACTTCTGCAGCAGGGACAGCTCATTCCAAATTCATTAACTAAAGCTCCAGGG GTTATCCAGATAGATGGCCATGGTGACACAAGCTCTTCTGATGATGATGAcgtagactttgatgatgatgacaaggatgaagaagataaagaagaagaaaatgaagaGGAAGCAGAAGGTGACAAAGAG GATCCCCTCAACTCAGAAGATGATGTCAGTGAAGATGATCCAACAGAATTGTTTGACACAGAGAATGTGGTGGTGTGTCAGTATGACAAG atcaacagaaacaaaaacaaatggaagTTTCACTTAAAAGACGGCATCATGAATCTTTCAGGAAAAGATTTTGTGTTCCAGAAGGCTAGTGGGGATGCAGAGTGGTAG
- the LOC129925132 gene encoding uncharacterized protein LOC129925132 — protein MDKLLRPKELDIDPNAPLASEKWTHWYDTFQNFLSSIKDINEDFKLKLLKNHVSATVYMLISDVSSYSMAIDTLKTTYIKVKNDIFARHLVATCKQQPGQTVESFMLKLRSLARDCDFKEVTAEQHRDICIRDAFITGLASNTIRQRLLEKTSLTLQSAFDEARVLETATTHAQAYNSTNEISCGAMKTPTSSHLETYISNEDQELNAIKSLCYFCGRRRHSRTECPARNALCHQCGKKGHFQTVCKSSKTTANKADSKISLTSVITPCTLSSTHFSGLTQSTAQVNVNGLLLQALIDTGSCESYISEAIVKRNKWTVRPSTNRIFMATTHLSEKTLGHTFADVQYKGEHYKKVKLSLLAGLCSDVILGVDFISLHKELTIPYGGKRNPLHICGLKAARVETPSLFSNLTSDCRPVATKSRKHSIGDNKFIESEARKLLSDKIIEPSKSPWRAQVLVTTNERHKRMMVIDYSQTINRFTLLDAYPMPRVDELVERISNYSVFSTLDLKSAYHQIPIKTEERPFTAFEACGKLYQFCRIPFGVTNGVACFQKTINQIIENEKLQDTFAYVENVTVCGHDQESHDENMQRFLDASRKYGITFNEDKSTIATDKVCLLGYEISKGLLKPDPERFQALRNLPPPHDMRSQKRIVGMLAYYSQWIPNFSNKINVLANNTSFPLSETVKTALNELKQELEKAAIFTIDYTRPLTVETDASDVAIAATLNQDGRPVAFFSRTLSKSERRHSAIEKEAYAIVESLRKWHHYLVGNRFTLVTDQRSVAFMYDKQSKGKIKNEKIQRWRLELSCFHYDVLYRPGKHNVATDTFSRNGCVSAMSRNELKLLHDSLCHPGVTRLWHLVRAKNLPFSCEDVRLVVNQCRICAEVKPRYFSNSNGTLIKAMQPFQRLSMDFKGPLPSTSRNTYLLTIVDEFSRFSFAYACSDMSASTVIRCLDNLFGLFGMPDYVHSDRGTSFMSREVQEFLHERGVATSRTTPYNPRGNSQVERLNGSLWKAITLALKTQGLPVSKWEQALNQALHSLRSLLCTATNETPHERIFKFYRKSTFGKSLPTWLAQPGKVLLKKGVRASKYDDGTIAVDLITCNPQYAIVRLPDGREETVSLRHLAPVPREGESEV, from the coding sequence atggataaattactcagaccgaaagagttggacattgatcctaatgctcctctggcctcagaaaaatggactcactggtatgacacatttcagaattttctttcgtccatcaaggatattaacgaagactttaaactaaagttgttgaagaatcacgtatctgctacggtttatatgctcatcagtgatgtatcatcctattcgatggccatagacacactcaagactacttatattaaggtaaagaatgacatttttgctagacatttgGTTGCTACATGTAAACAGCAGCCGGGCCAAACGGTAGAGTCCTTTATGCTAAAGTTGCGAAGCCTGGCCCGGGACTGTGACTTTAAAGAAGTAACTGCTGAACAGCACAGAGACATTTGCATTAGAGACGCCTTCATAACGGGTCTGGCATCCAACACTATTAGACAGCGGTTACTGGAAAAGACATCTCTTACTCTACAAAGCGCTTTTGACGAAGCTAGAGTGTTAGAAACAGCCACAACGCATGCTCAGGCTTACAATTCAACGAACGAAATCTCCTGTGGGGCAATGAAaacaccaactagctcccatctagaaacatacatttctaatgaagaccaggaattaaatgccattaagtCGCTATGCTACTTTTGTGGTAGGAGGAGACACTCTAGAACTGAATGCCCTGCTCGAAATGCATTATGTCATCAGTGCGGTAAAAAGGGACACTTCCAAACTGTTtgtaaatcaagtaaaacaacagcCAACAAAGCTGACAGCAAAATATCACTGACCAGTGTGATAACTCCATGTACCTTGTCATCAACGCATTTCTCTGGGCTTACACAGTCTACGGCACAAGTGAACGTCAACGGGTTGCTGTTGCAAGCTCTCATAGACACTGgcagctgtgaaagctacatatcagaagccatcgtcaagagaaataaatggaCAGTACGTCCGTCTACAAACAGAATATTCATGGCCACTACACATCTTTCTGAAAAGACATTAGGACATACATTTGCCGATGTCCAGTACAAGGGAGAACACTACAAAAAGGTCAAACTTTCCCTACTTGCTGGATTGTGCTCGGATGTAATCCTTGGTGTAGACTTTATAAGTCTTCATAAGGAATTGACCATACCGTACGGAGGAAAACGCAATCCTTTACACATCTGTGGTCTTAAAGCAGCACGAGTCGAAACACCGAGCCTATTCAGTAATCTAACTTCTGACTGCAGACCAGTGGCTACTAAGTCCCGAAAGCACTCAATAGgtgataacaaatttattgagtcTGAAGCTAGAAAACTCCTCTCGGACAAAATCATTGAACCTTCAAAGTCTCCCTGGAGAGCACAGGTGCTTGTGACAACAAACGagagacataaaagaatgaTGGTCATTGATTACAGTCAAACAATAAATCGCTTCACCTTACTGGATGCATACCCAATGCCCCGAGTCGATGAACTGGTAGAACGGATATCCAACTATTCCGTTTTTAGTACTCTAGACCTCAAAAGTGCCTACCATCAAATACCAATCAAGACTGAGGAAAGGCCGTTTACTGCATTTGAGGCATGTGGCAAACTCTACCAGTTCTGTCGCATCCCTTTCGGTGTTACCAATGGAGTTGCATGCTTCCAGAAAACAATAAATCAGattattgagaatgaaaagttgcAGGACACCTTTGCATACGTGGAAAATGTAACGGTATGTGGTCATGATCAAGAGTCGCACGATGAGAATATGCAAAGATTTCTAGATGCTTCTAGAAAGTATGGGATCACATTTAATGAAGACAAAAGTACAATAGCCACTGACAAAGTTTGCCTATTGGGATACGAAATTTCTAAAGGCCTTCTCAAGCCAGACCCTGAAAGATTCCAGGCTTTAAGAAACCTTCCTCCCCCTCATGATATGCGCTCACAAAAACGGATCGTGGGCATGTTGGCGTACTACTCACAGTGGATCCcaaatttttctaacaaaataaatgttttggcaaATAACACGTCGTTCCCTCTTTCAGAAACAGTAAAGACAGCCCTTAACGAATTAAAGCAGGAGCTGGAGAAAGCTGCCATCTTCACCATCGACTATACTCGACCTCTGACGGTTGAAACAGACGCTTCGGATGTTGCAATAGCTGCCACCCTCAACCAGGATGGCCGCCCCGTGgcgttcttttcaagaacactctcGAAAAGTGAAAGGCGGCACTCAGCTATAGAAAAAGAAGCTTATGCCATTGTAGAATCTTTAAGGAAATGGCACCATTACTTAGTAGGAAATCGCTTTACCCTTGTCACGGATCAACGCTCTGTGGCCTTCATGTATGACAAACAgagcaaagggaaaataaagaatgagaAAATTCAAAGGTGGAGACTGGAACTGAGCTGTTTCCACTACGATGTCTTGTATAGACCAGGCAAACACAATGTAGCGACTGATACGTTTTCTAGAAACGGGTGTGTGTCAGCTATGAGTCGAAATGAATTGAAACTGCTCCATGACTCTCTGTGTCATCCGGGAGTAACAAGACTATGGCATTTAGTGCGAGCGAAAAACTTACCTTTCTCTTGTGAAGATGTTAGGCTGGTTGTCAACCAGTGCAGAATCTGTGCCGAAGTAAAACCCAGATATTTCAGTAATTCTAATGGAACTCTAATTAAGGCGATGCAACCTTTCCAGAGACTAAGTATGGACTTCAAAGGACCGCTCCCTTCTACATCTCGGAACACatacctgctaactatagttgACGAATTTTCAAGATTCTCATTTGCATACGCCTGTTCTGATATGTCGGCTTCAACAGTAATCAGATGTCTAGATAATTTATTTGGACTATTCGGAATGCCTGACTATGTACACTCTGATAGAGGTACCTCATTCATGTCAAGAGAGGTGCAGGAATTTTTACACGAGAGAGGGGTGGCCACAAGCAGGACGACCCCTTATAATCCCAGAGGGAACTCTCAAGTAGAAAGGCTAAACGGGTCATTATGGAAAGCTATAACTCTGGCCTTAAAAACTCAAGGACTCCCGGTTTCCAAATGGGAGCAGGCGTTAAACCAAGCCCTACACTCTCTTCGTTCTCTGCTCTGTACCGCTACAAACGAGACACCTCACGAGAGAATATTCAAGTTCTATCGCAAGTCCACCTTCGGCAAATCACTCCCGACATGGTTAGCTCAACCAGGAAAAGTATTGTTAAAAAAGGGAGTCCGTGCATCAAAATATGACGATGGTACAATAGCTGTGGACTTAATCACATGCAACCCACAGTATGCCATTGTAAGACTTCCTGATGGAAGAGAAGAAACTGTGTCATTGCGACATTTGGCCCCCGTTCCAAGAGAGGGAGAATCAGAGGTGTAA